The Deltaproteobacteria bacterium genome has a segment encoding these proteins:
- a CDS encoding flagellar assembly protein T N-terminal domain-containing protein yields MLLVSVSLASFSDAEDDIPITIEAIGTASVADSDISSARDGAIADALRKAVEQAVGMVVSSETVVESFEVLRDSVYTNATGYVKSYDVLEESRSGGTYQVRIRAVVSAAGLEGDLDAMGLLQRKVERPRVLFMISEQMPGDSGFTSWWRPEAYLGRDSGERRVGAATAALMELFLRKGFNVVDIAGSPEAVTPTDPYWPSDISGESAREAAGKVNAEIVVFGKAVASEGPRTGGTAMVTWLADITAQAVRVDDGSLLASGRGHATSRHISAEKGPLDAFYGASEELAEGLVRDISSKWAGPVSFTIKLKVADYAGAVEFKRLLRTAARGVLSIYQRRFEGNEAFFEVESKVPAQAIADEISRLRGFRVTGAAQNAIEVEAYD; encoded by the coding sequence ATGTTACTCGTCTCCGTTTCTCTCGCCTCCTTTTCAGATGCGGAAGATGATATTCCAATAACCATAGAAGCAATCGGCACGGCGTCAGTTGCAGACTCTGATATCTCCTCGGCAAGGGACGGCGCGATAGCCGACGCGCTCCGAAAGGCGGTCGAGCAGGCGGTCGGAATGGTGGTCTCATCCGAGACCGTGGTCGAGAGCTTTGAGGTGCTTCGCGATTCCGTTTACACCAATGCCACCGGCTACGTGAAATCCTATGACGTCCTGGAGGAGTCAAGGTCTGGAGGGACATACCAGGTAAGGATAAGGGCCGTTGTCTCGGCGGCGGGCCTTGAGGGCGACCTGGACGCCATGGGCCTCCTGCAGCGGAAGGTGGAGCGGCCAAGGGTGCTCTTTATGATATCCGAGCAGATGCCTGGCGATAGCGGCTTCACCTCTTGGTGGCGGCCTGAGGCTTACCTCGGAAGGGATAGCGGGGAACGCAGGGTGGGGGCGGCTACCGCGGCCCTCATGGAGCTGTTCCTTCGTAAGGGCTTCAACGTGGTGGATATTGCCGGCAGCCCCGAGGCGGTAACACCGACAGACCCGTACTGGCCGTCAGACATTTCAGGCGAAAGCGCCAGGGAGGCTGCAGGCAAGGTAAACGCCGAGATCGTGGTCTTCGGGAAGGCCGTCGCGTCGGAGGGACCGAGGACCGGCGGCACCGCAATGGTCACCTGGCTCGCCGACATCACGGCCCAGGCCGTCAGGGTCGACGACGGCAGCCTCCTCGCTTCAGGAAGGGGGCACGCTACCTCAAGGCACATATCAGCGGAAAAAGGGCCGTTGGATGCATTTTACGGGGCCTCGGAAGAGCTTGCGGAGGGGCTCGTACGGGATATAAGCTCGAAATGGGCAGGCCCCGTCTCCTTCACGATCAAGCTTAAAGTGGCCGATTACGCCGGGGCTGTCGAGTTCAAGAGGCTTTTGAGGACCGCCGCAAGGGGGGTCCTCTCAATCTACCAGCGGAGGTTCGAGGGCAACGAGGCCTTTTTTGAAGTCGAATCGAAGGTGCCGGCCCAGGCGATAGCCGACGAAATATCAAGGCTACGGGGCTTCAGGGTTACGGGAGCGGCCCAGAACGCGATAGAGGTGGAGGCGTACGACTGA
- a CDS encoding DUF799 family lipoprotein: MLPFYNATNDVGGPMAIREEFQRRAAQMHYMPMPLKEVDSLLLDRMGITLGSQLELTDPASLGELLGVDALVYGYVLNFDNVTTGVYNVKKVRAGFKMVDARTGLVIWSRGLGVKSFIAGSEIGVGVTILKEAADDGLDSYAAIKGIEGIEGLEDWHVLIAGATKKIEEAAILSFGEKLLTKAFGLHLWLETDSMMRKVMARMPSGPGKPVRLESVKDNEGGNRE, encoded by the coding sequence GTGCTCCCGTTCTACAACGCTACAAACGACGTAGGCGGGCCGATGGCCATAAGGGAGGAGTTCCAGAGAAGGGCAGCCCAGATGCACTACATGCCCATGCCGCTTAAGGAAGTGGACTCTCTCCTCCTTGACCGGATGGGCATAACGCTCGGAAGCCAGCTTGAGCTTACGGATCCGGCGAGCCTCGGCGAGCTCCTGGGCGTCGACGCCCTTGTATACGGTTACGTCCTCAATTTCGACAACGTGACCACCGGGGTATACAACGTAAAAAAGGTCAGGGCCGGGTTCAAGATGGTGGATGCCCGGACCGGGCTGGTGATATGGTCGAGGGGCCTGGGCGTAAAGAGCTTCATAGCGGGCAGCGAAATAGGGGTCGGCGTGACGATTTTGAAGGAAGCAGCGGATGACGGTCTTGACTCATACGCCGCAATAAAAGGGATCGAGGGCATAGAGGGGCTTGAGGACTGGCACGTGCTCATCGCGGGGGCCACGAAAAAGATTGAGGAGGCCGCGATACTCTCGTTCGGCGAGAAGCTCCTCACAAAGGCCTTCGGGCTGCACCTCTGGCTCGAGACAGACAGCATGATGAGAAAGGTCATGGCAAGGATGCCGTCCGGGCCCGGAAAGCCGGTAAGGCTCGAAAGCGTCAAGGACAACGAAGGAGGAAACCGAGAATGA
- the sat gene encoding sulfate adenylyltransferase, whose protein sequence is MEGLIKPHGGVLVNRALEGKEREELARKAGGLKKLTLNDREISDIEMIAIGAFSPLEGFMCRDDYHSVMDTMHLKNGLPWTMPITLSATKDEAASLKPGMEVALAAGDGDILATLNIEEIFPHDKEKEALQVYGTAEDKHPGVKKVYEMGDMLLGGKVSLVKRPVHTQFMEERLDPKDTRALFREKGWKRVVGFQTRNPIHRAHEYIQKCALEIVDGILIHPLVGETKGDDIPAAVRMKCYKALIENYYPKDRVALVVNPAAMRYAGPKEAVFHALIRKNYGCTHFIIGRDHAGVGNYYGTFDAHYIFDNFDPQAIGITPLFFDHTFYCKRCGGMASYKTCSHDASEHVTLSGTKVREMLRSGAYPPPEFSRPEVAKILIEAMQGQS, encoded by the coding sequence GTGGAAGGACTCATAAAGCCGCACGGCGGCGTTCTGGTGAACAGGGCGCTTGAAGGGAAGGAAAGGGAGGAGCTCGCCCGTAAGGCCGGGGGGCTTAAGAAGCTCACACTGAACGACAGGGAGATCTCCGACATAGAGATGATCGCCATAGGCGCGTTCAGCCCGCTCGAGGGCTTCATGTGCAGGGACGACTACCACTCTGTCATGGACACCATGCACCTTAAGAACGGGCTTCCCTGGACCATGCCGATAACCCTCTCGGCAACGAAGGATGAGGCGGCTTCACTCAAGCCGGGCATGGAAGTGGCCCTCGCAGCCGGGGACGGCGACATACTCGCCACCCTCAATATCGAGGAGATATTCCCGCACGACAAGGAGAAGGAGGCGCTCCAGGTCTACGGGACCGCGGAGGACAAGCACCCGGGCGTAAAAAAGGTCTACGAGATGGGCGACATGCTCCTTGGCGGAAAGGTCTCGCTTGTGAAGAGGCCCGTGCACACGCAGTTCATGGAAGAGAGGCTTGACCCGAAGGACACCAGGGCCCTTTTCAGGGAGAAGGGGTGGAAGAGGGTCGTGGGCTTCCAGACGCGGAACCCCATCCACAGGGCGCACGAGTACATACAGAAATGCGCCCTCGAGATAGTCGACGGCATCCTCATACACCCGCTCGTCGGGGAGACCAAGGGCGACGACATCCCGGCCGCGGTCCGCATGAAGTGCTACAAGGCGCTCATTGAGAACTACTACCCGAAGGACAGGGTCGCGCTGGTAGTGAACCCCGCGGCAATGCGGTACGCCGGACCCAAGGAGGCCGTCTTCCACGCGCTCATAAGGAAGAACTACGGCTGCACGCATTTCATAATCGGCAGGGACCACGCCGGGGTGGGCAACTACTACGGCACATTCGACGCGCACTACATCTTCGACAATTTCGACCCGCAGGCCATAGGCATAACACCGCTCTTTTTCGACCACACCTTCTACTGCAAGAGGTGCGGGGGAATGGCTTCGTACAAGACATGCTCCCACGACGCCTCAGAGCATGTTACCCTCTCAGGCACCAAGGTAAGGGAGATGCTCCGTAGCGGCGCATATCCTCCGCCGGAGTTCAGCAGGCCGGAGGTCGCGAAAATACTGATCGAGGCGATGCAGGGACAGTCATAA
- a CDS encoding S-layer homology domain-containing protein, with the protein MRWFAVLFLVSSIFAVSGCSKPEMRCTSPEDNPMHHYLAGMELLEKGKTDAALEKFSRASLCDDRYSQAHSGTAIAAAMKAGAQKDEEYRRTDIKRINEHLEKARKSSSSPESSFTVRLAEMRIAAALKEKNWLKEAETSYRAALRLKVKEGQGLVFYQGREAADYFMGAAYLEAREFQPAAERFKHVLDSKGEGKWHGPADQAWKRTDKIVRALSGVTFGDVGKEIALRDTVSRAGMAALIIDELKAEKLFEGRIPIKSKEAGFIPADMLGSPLKEEVSMLVRLGVRGLEPVYDETTRAYLFRPEEPLKRKELALALEDIVIKLSGDEKIATAFLGHRHSPFPDVEPSSPWYNAIMSVTTRGLMETALSGEFRPDEYVDGAEAIMAVRTLKHHLNVH; encoded by the coding sequence ATGCGCTGGTTCGCCGTTCTTTTCCTTGTGTCGTCTATTTTTGCGGTCTCAGGGTGTTCGAAACCCGAGATGAGGTGTACATCCCCTGAGGATAACCCCATGCACCACTACCTCGCGGGGATGGAGCTTCTGGAAAAGGGAAAGACGGACGCCGCCCTTGAGAAGTTCTCCCGCGCCTCATTGTGCGACGATAGGTACTCGCAGGCGCACTCAGGCACGGCGATAGCGGCGGCAATGAAGGCGGGCGCGCAGAAAGACGAGGAATACAGGCGGACGGACATTAAGAGGATAAACGAGCACCTTGAAAAGGCAAGGAAGTCATCCTCCTCGCCTGAGAGCTCGTTCACGGTCAGGCTCGCGGAGATGCGGATTGCGGCTGCCCTCAAGGAGAAGAATTGGCTCAAGGAGGCGGAAACGTCATACAGGGCCGCTCTCCGGCTCAAGGTGAAGGAAGGGCAGGGGCTTGTATTCTACCAGGGGAGGGAGGCCGCAGACTACTTCATGGGCGCGGCCTATCTCGAAGCGAGGGAGTTCCAGCCTGCAGCCGAAAGGTTCAAACATGTCCTCGACTCCAAAGGCGAGGGCAAATGGCACGGCCCAGCTGACCAGGCATGGAAGAGGACCGATAAGATAGTAAGGGCCCTTTCCGGGGTGACCTTCGGGGACGTGGGGAAGGAAATAGCCCTTCGGGATACGGTGAGCAGGGCCGGGATGGCGGCGCTAATCATAGACGAGCTCAAGGCCGAAAAGCTATTTGAGGGGCGGATACCAATCAAGTCGAAAGAGGCCGGGTTTATCCCTGCCGACATGCTGGGGAGCCCCTTGAAAGAGGAGGTCTCGATGCTCGTCAGGCTAGGCGTAAGGGGCCTTGAGCCCGTATACGACGAGACGACGAGGGCGTACCTCTTCAGGCCCGAAGAGCCGCTTAAGAGGAAGGAGCTGGCACTGGCGCTCGAGGATATCGTCATAAAGCTTTCAGGCGACGAGAAGATTGCGACGGCATTCCTGGGGCACCGCCATTCGCCTTTCCCGGACGTCGAGCCTTCTTCGCCGTGGTACAACGCCATCATGAGCGTCACGACCCGGGGGCTAATGGAGACCGCCCTTTCAGGAGAGTTCAGGCCGGATGAATATGTTGACGGCGCAGAGGCTATAATGGCGGTTAGGACGCTAAAGCATCATCTCAATGTACATTAG
- a CDS encoding M20 family metallopeptidase, with protein MRETREEFLAAAEGLRKKLTGLSDDFYRNPELGLKEARTSSMMQALLKEHGFHIESGIAGMETAFRASIGSGGPVIALLAEMDALPGIGHACGHNLGGTASIGAGAALAKALAGKLSPGNGTLLVLGTPAEELGKGKIEMIKAGVFDGVDAAMMVHGSSGRRVVKHFLGLVRLNFTFHGKSSHASAYPEEGINALDAVILLFNSIGLLRQQMRGDVRVHGIITDGGKAPNIIPEKASACFYVRAKDLKELDSMRKRVIECARGAAVSTGCSLEAAEGGDLNAPMKINMVFAGVYRRALEQLGLKEDGEAPEKNVGSSDIGNVSQIIPTIHPHVPIRKGINIHTQDFADATITPDGHRALMEGVKALGLTAIELFFNTEALETIRKDFRENE; from the coding sequence ATGCGCGAGACAAGGGAAGAGTTCCTGGCCGCCGCCGAGGGGCTAAGGAAAAAACTGACCGGGTTAAGCGATGATTTCTACAGGAACCCGGAGCTTGGTCTTAAGGAGGCAAGGACCTCCTCGATGATGCAGGCGCTCCTTAAGGAGCACGGCTTCCATATTGAATCCGGCATCGCGGGGATGGAGACCGCCTTCAGGGCTTCCATCGGCTCGGGCGGGCCCGTCATTGCGCTTCTCGCCGAGATGGACGCGCTACCCGGCATAGGCCACGCGTGCGGCCACAACCTCGGCGGCACGGCCTCTATCGGCGCGGGAGCGGCCCTCGCAAAGGCCCTTGCAGGTAAGCTTTCGCCGGGCAACGGCACGCTCCTTGTCCTCGGGACCCCCGCGGAGGAACTGGGCAAAGGGAAGATAGAGATGATAAAGGCCGGAGTTTTCGACGGGGTGGACGCGGCCATGATGGTGCACGGCTCGTCAGGGCGTAGGGTCGTAAAGCACTTTTTGGGCCTTGTGCGCCTAAATTTCACCTTCCACGGTAAATCCAGCCACGCATCCGCCTACCCCGAGGAGGGCATAAACGCGCTCGATGCCGTCATACTCCTTTTCAACTCAATCGGGCTTCTCCGCCAGCAGATGAGGGGAGATGTCCGGGTCCACGGCATTATAACGGACGGCGGAAAGGCCCCGAACATAATCCCGGAGAAGGCCTCGGCCTGTTTTTACGTAAGGGCAAAGGACCTCAAGGAACTCGACTCCATGAGGAAGAGGGTCATCGAATGCGCAAGGGGCGCGGCCGTCTCGACCGGATGCTCGCTCGAAGCCGCCGAAGGCGGCGACCTCAACGCCCCCATGAAGATAAACATGGTCTTTGCCGGCGTATACAGGCGCGCATTGGAGCAATTGGGGCTCAAGGAGGACGGAGAGGCCCCTGAAAAGAACGTCGGCTCATCCGACATCGGGAACGTATCGCAGATCATACCCACCATCCATCCCCACGTGCCCATAAGGAAGGGCATCAATATCCACACCCAGGACTTTGCCGACGCCACCATAACGCCCGACGGACACAGGGCGCTCATGGAAGGCGTGAAGGCCTTGGGCCTCACCGCGATAGAGCTCTTCTTCAACACCGAGGCGCTCGAAACCATAAGAAAAGACTTCAGGGAAAACGAATAA